The proteins below are encoded in one region of Metabacillus dongyingensis:
- a CDS encoding MerR family transcriptional regulator, translating into MYRIGELAKLANVSKRTIDYYTQIGLLHVDKTSKSNYRLYSEQALNDIQFIEECKLFNMCLQDIKERLELKRSQTNEEDKLIKQAEILAKHMKQLEHEINELKPIFDKMNGENQEIIASRISPQSMALMQSLMILLH; encoded by the coding sequence TTGTATCGAATTGGCGAACTAGCAAAATTAGCAAACGTATCAAAGAGAACAATTGATTACTATACTCAAATTGGGCTGCTCCATGTAGATAAGACTTCTAAGTCCAACTATCGCCTCTATTCTGAACAGGCACTTAACGACATTCAGTTTATTGAGGAATGCAAGTTATTCAATATGTGTCTGCAGGATATTAAAGAAAGACTGGAACTTAAGAGAAGTCAAACCAATGAAGAAGATAAGCTAATCAAACAAGCCGAAATACTGGCTAAGCATATGAAACAGCTCGAACATGAAATAAATGAGCTGAAACCAATTTTTGATAAAATGAATGGGGAAAATCAGGAAATCATAGCAAGCCGCATCTCTCCGCAGAGCATGGCGCTTATGCAATCATTAATGATTCTGCTTCATTGA
- the yicI gene encoding alpha-xylosidase — translation MKFSNGNWLNKEGYILQYPMEVYDVRKTEKDLTIYAPFDHIVHRGKTLDGGMMTIQLSSPIEDVICVKMFHHLGSNNKGPHFELNKKDVSIEIEETEDDIVFSSGSLHAKFNKKDVWNLGFYNNEKQLTSSESKAMSYILTDQKNAHMREQLSMDVGELIYGLGERFTAFVKNGQTVDIWNEDGGTGSEQAYKNIPFYMSNKGYGVFVNHPEKVSFEVGSEKVSKLQFSVEGECLEYYIINGPTMKDVLGKYTTLTGKPSLPPAWTFGLWLSTSFTTNYNEETVNSFIDGMIERDIPLDVFHFDCFWMKEFEWCNFEWDNRVFPNPETMLKRLKDKGLKICLWINPYIGQKSQLFTEGMEKGYLLKRPDGSVWQWDKWQAGQGIVDFTNPDACRWFEEKLEALIDMGVDSFKTDFGERIPTDVVYFDGSDPMKMHNYYTYLYNEVVFKLLERKFGKDQAAVFARSATVGSQKFPVHWGGDCWSTYPSMAESLRGGLSFSLSGFSYWSHDISGFEHGTTPDLYKRWTQFGLLSSHSRYHGNTEYKVPWIYDDEAVDVTRAFTKLKNSLMPYLYRNACESAQTGVPMMRPMVLEFPDDETCHYLDRQYMFGDSLLVAPIFNEKGIVKYYLPDGKWTNFLTNEAIQGEKWHTEEHGYMSLPFMARENSIIPVGAIDSKAEYDYADGVTFHVFELADGKGTAADIYNIHGEKAGSVTAIKEGSKISFRANNMPDSYSILLRNVEKVDSVSNGKMTYTEQGTLITTKDEAVQIHLSE, via the coding sequence ATGAAGTTCTCTAATGGAAACTGGTTAAATAAGGAAGGTTATATCCTGCAATATCCAATGGAAGTATATGATGTTCGAAAAACAGAGAAGGACCTGACGATATATGCTCCTTTCGATCATATCGTTCACAGAGGAAAAACGTTAGATGGCGGTATGATGACCATTCAATTATCTTCACCAATAGAAGATGTGATTTGTGTGAAAATGTTTCATCACTTGGGGAGCAACAACAAGGGACCTCATTTTGAATTAAATAAAAAAGATGTATCGATCGAAATAGAAGAAACCGAAGATGACATAGTATTTTCCAGTGGCAGCCTGCATGCAAAGTTCAACAAAAAAGATGTATGGAATCTAGGATTTTATAATAATGAAAAGCAATTAACCTCTAGTGAAAGTAAAGCGATGAGTTATATATTAACCGATCAAAAAAATGCCCACATGCGCGAACAGCTGTCCATGGATGTTGGCGAATTGATTTACGGATTAGGGGAAAGATTCACTGCGTTTGTGAAAAATGGCCAAACCGTTGATATCTGGAATGAAGATGGAGGAACAGGCAGCGAACAGGCCTATAAGAATATTCCATTTTATATGAGCAATAAGGGGTATGGCGTCTTTGTGAACCATCCCGAAAAAGTATCCTTTGAGGTTGGTTCAGAAAAAGTATCTAAATTGCAGTTCAGTGTAGAAGGAGAATGTCTCGAATACTATATTATTAATGGTCCGACCATGAAAGATGTTTTGGGGAAATACACAACTTTGACTGGAAAACCGAGTCTGCCGCCTGCCTGGACATTTGGTTTATGGTTAAGTACGTCTTTTACAACAAATTACAATGAAGAAACAGTAAATAGTTTCATAGATGGAATGATTGAAAGAGATATTCCTTTAGATGTTTTCCATTTTGATTGTTTTTGGATGAAAGAATTTGAATGGTGCAACTTTGAGTGGGACAATCGTGTTTTCCCTAATCCAGAAACTATGTTAAAGAGATTAAAAGATAAAGGATTAAAAATTTGTTTATGGATTAATCCGTATATTGGTCAAAAGTCCCAGTTGTTTACAGAGGGAATGGAAAAAGGATACTTGTTGAAACGGCCAGATGGAAGCGTTTGGCAATGGGATAAATGGCAAGCTGGTCAAGGTATTGTCGATTTTACCAATCCGGATGCCTGCAGATGGTTTGAAGAAAAGTTAGAAGCGCTCATCGATATGGGGGTAGATTCCTTTAAAACAGATTTTGGCGAACGGATACCAACCGACGTCGTTTACTTTGATGGATCAGATCCTATGAAAATGCATAACTATTATACTTATTTATACAACGAAGTGGTTTTTAAATTATTAGAGCGTAAGTTTGGAAAAGATCAGGCAGCTGTATTTGCTCGTTCGGCTACAGTTGGCAGCCAAAAGTTTCCTGTTCATTGGGGTGGGGATTGCTGGTCTACATATCCATCTATGGCTGAATCCTTACGTGGCGGATTGTCATTCAGTTTATCCGGTTTTAGCTATTGGAGCCATGATATTTCTGGATTTGAACATGGCACGACTCCAGACTTATACAAGCGCTGGACGCAATTTGGTTTATTGTCCTCCCATAGCCGCTATCACGGAAATACAGAATACAAAGTGCCTTGGATTTACGATGATGAAGCGGTTGATGTAACAAGGGCCTTTACGAAATTAAAAAACAGCCTAATGCCATATTTATATCGGAATGCATGTGAATCAGCTCAAACCGGTGTACCGATGATGAGGCCAATGGTACTTGAATTTCCGGATGATGAAACATGTCATTATTTAGATAGACAATATATGTTTGGTGATTCACTATTGGTTGCACCAATTTTCAATGAAAAGGGAATTGTTAAATACTACCTTCCAGACGGTAAATGGACAAACTTCTTGACTAATGAAGCGATACAAGGAGAGAAGTGGCATACCGAGGAACACGGTTACATGAGCTTGCCGTTCATGGCAAGAGAAAACTCAATCATACCTGTTGGAGCTATCGATAGCAAAGCAGAATATGACTATGCAGATGGAGTGACTTTCCATGTGTTTGAATTAGCAGATGGAAAAGGAACTGCAGCAGATATTTATAACATTCATGGTGAAAAAGCAGGTAGTGTAACCGCAATCAAAGAAGGCAGCAAGATTTCGTTCAGAGCAAACAATATGCCTGATTCTTATAGTATTTTATTACGCAATGTTGAAAAAGTAGATTCAGTAAGTAATGGCAAAATGACTTATACAGAACAAGGAACTTTAATAACAACAAAAGATGAAGCCGTACAAATTCATTTGTCAGAATAA
- a CDS encoding carbohydrate ABC transporter permease: MSNKSVSYWAFLSLCLAALFIVLAMPLIMGIYYSFTNWDGNYVDKFVGLDNYKRLLTDEGFMNSLVFTGKFAVAAVIGINVIGLALALLVTQKFKLNTALRTAFFMPNLIGGIILGFIWQFIFIKSFESISGITGFSFLSGWLSTTETGFWGLVILYVWQMAGYIMIIYISFLNNIPEELLEAAEIDGANSWQRFWRIKFPMLAPAFTVSLFLTLSGAFKVYDQNMALTAGGPFNSTEMTAMNIYNTAFGIQDMSYAQAKAVVFLIIIVIISIVQIYITRKREVEL, translated from the coding sequence GTGAGTAATAAAAGCGTTTCCTATTGGGCCTTTCTATCACTGTGTCTAGCAGCTCTATTTATAGTTCTTGCTATGCCTTTGATTATGGGCATCTATTATTCATTTACTAATTGGGATGGAAATTATGTGGATAAATTTGTCGGTTTGGATAATTATAAACGTCTGCTTACAGATGAAGGATTTATGAATTCATTAGTTTTTACAGGAAAGTTTGCCGTTGCAGCTGTCATTGGCATTAACGTTATCGGATTAGCGTTAGCTTTGCTGGTTACCCAGAAATTTAAACTTAATACAGCGCTGCGTACGGCGTTTTTTATGCCAAACCTGATTGGCGGAATTATATTGGGTTTCATCTGGCAGTTTATTTTTATTAAATCATTTGAATCCATTTCCGGTATTACCGGATTCTCCTTCTTGTCCGGCTGGCTTTCAACGACAGAAACCGGATTCTGGGGTCTTGTCATTTTATATGTCTGGCAAATGGCTGGATATATAATGATTATCTACATTTCATTTTTAAATAATATCCCTGAAGAACTCTTAGAGGCAGCAGAGATTGATGGTGCTAATTCCTGGCAGCGTTTTTGGAGAATTAAATTTCCAATGCTGGCGCCAGCTTTTACAGTTAGCTTATTCTTGACCCTATCTGGGGCGTTTAAAGTATATGATCAGAATATGGCCTTAACAGCAGGCGGTCCATTCAATTCAACTGAAATGACGGCTATGAATATTTATAACACAGCATTCGGTATTCAAGACATGTCATATGCACAGGCGAAAGCTGTTGTATTCTTAATTATTATCGTCATCATTTCTATAGTGCAAATTTATATTACGAGAAAAAGGGAGGTAGAACTGTGA
- a CDS encoding carbohydrate ABC transporter permease yields MRSKKVLPAVIGIVGVITALVWLYPFYLVLVNSLKAKKEIFVNTLGIPQQPVIDNYLEAFVELDFVRSMMNSVIITVVSVFVLVVCASMAAYALSRNNSKVSSFIYFLFAVAMLIPFQAIMIPLMTSFGSVGMLNRVGLVFMYLGLGSSMAIFLYYGALRSIPKSLDEAATIDGCNKLQIYWYIILPMLKPTTVTVIVLNSIWFWNDYLLPSLVINKEGMYTIPLKMFYFFGEFSKQWHLALAALLIAILPVIILYVFLQKHIIKGVSDGAVK; encoded by the coding sequence GTGAGAAGCAAAAAGGTTCTTCCAGCTGTCATTGGTATAGTCGGTGTTATAACGGCTTTAGTATGGCTTTATCCATTTTATCTCGTGCTGGTTAACTCCTTAAAGGCAAAGAAAGAGATTTTTGTCAATACTTTAGGCATTCCTCAACAACCAGTTATCGATAACTATTTAGAAGCTTTCGTTGAATTGGATTTCGTAAGAAGTATGATGAATTCCGTCATTATTACCGTTGTAAGCGTATTTGTCTTAGTAGTTTGCGCCTCAATGGCTGCCTACGCTCTATCTCGTAATAATAGTAAAGTAAGTTCATTTATTTATTTCCTTTTTGCAGTGGCAATGCTGATTCCATTCCAAGCGATTATGATTCCGCTTATGACGAGTTTTGGCAGTGTAGGTATGCTGAATCGCGTAGGCCTAGTGTTCATGTATTTAGGATTAGGCAGCAGTATGGCAATCTTTTTATACTACGGCGCACTTAGGTCGATCCCAAAATCCTTGGATGAGGCTGCGACTATTGATGGCTGCAATAAATTGCAAATCTATTGGTATATTATCTTGCCTATGTTAAAACCAACGACTGTTACGGTCATTGTTCTTAATTCTATCTGGTTCTGGAATGATTACTTGTTGCCGTCACTTGTTATTAATAAAGAAGGGATGTATACCATTCCGTTGAAAATGTTCTATTTTTTTGGAGAGTTTTCAAAACAATGGCACTTAGCACTTGCAGCATTATTGATTGCTATTCTTCCTGTCATCATCCTATACGTGTTCCTGCAGAAGCATATTATTAAAGGTGTTTCGGATGGTGCTGTTAAATAG
- the xylB gene encoding xylulokinase, whose amino-acid sequence MEYVLGIDLGTSSVKVVLVDEKGSVSGEAVREYELFQPQAGYSEQNPEDWVTQTLSAVAELTEKVSISPQSVKGISFSGQMHGLVLVGDKGHSIRPAILWNDTRTTSQCQEIVDVLGNRLLDITKNKSLEGFTLPKLLWVKQHEPEIYEKAIAFVLPKDYVRYRLTGALHMEYSDAAGTLLLDVTNKEWSEEICSAFSISAALCPELVSSFDCVGTLLPEMASSMGLAEETKVFAGGADNACGALGAGIVNDGAALCSIGTSGVLLSYEEKKEQDFRGILHFFNHAKPNSYYLMGVTLAAGYSLSWFKNTFAKEKKFEEMLQGVSSVPIGSNGLLFTPYLAGERTPYADSNIRASFIGMDGSHSFDHFARAVLEGITFSLHDSLELMRTTGKKEINKIISIGGGAKSELWLQMQADIFNATIVKLTSEQGPALGAAIIAAVGCGWFDTIEDCTETFIQYEKEFSPIPENVIVYEEIYQIYKDIYQQTKELNQRLHVFR is encoded by the coding sequence ATGGAATACGTACTTGGAATTGATCTAGGAACAAGCTCTGTAAAAGTGGTATTGGTAGACGAAAAAGGTTCAGTTTCAGGAGAAGCAGTACGAGAGTATGAACTATTTCAGCCGCAGGCAGGTTACAGTGAACAAAATCCGGAAGATTGGGTAACGCAAACTCTCAGTGCTGTAGCGGAATTAACCGAAAAGGTATCGATTTCTCCTCAATCAGTAAAAGGAATAAGTTTTTCGGGGCAAATGCATGGGTTAGTGCTAGTAGGCGATAAGGGTCATTCAATACGGCCGGCTATTTTATGGAATGATACAAGAACAACTTCGCAATGTCAGGAAATCGTTGATGTTTTAGGGAACCGGCTGTTAGATATCACGAAAAATAAGTCATTAGAAGGGTTTACATTGCCAAAATTATTGTGGGTAAAGCAGCATGAACCTGAGATTTATGAAAAGGCCATTGCATTTGTTTTGCCAAAGGATTATGTTCGCTATCGTCTCACAGGCGCACTGCATATGGAGTACTCAGATGCTGCAGGAACACTGTTATTAGATGTAACAAACAAAGAGTGGAGCGAGGAAATATGCAGTGCCTTTTCCATTTCTGCCGCTCTTTGTCCAGAGCTTGTATCCTCTTTTGACTGTGTAGGGACTCTTCTTCCGGAAATGGCGAGTTCAATGGGGCTTGCCGAAGAAACAAAGGTGTTTGCTGGCGGAGCAGATAATGCATGCGGTGCCCTTGGTGCGGGCATTGTGAATGATGGGGCTGCACTTTGCAGTATAGGAACTTCTGGGGTCCTTCTGTCATACGAAGAGAAAAAAGAGCAGGATTTCCGCGGCATCCTGCACTTTTTCAACCATGCCAAGCCGAATAGTTATTACCTTATGGGAGTAACATTGGCAGCAGGATATAGCTTAAGCTGGTTTAAGAATACCTTCGCAAAGGAAAAGAAGTTTGAAGAAATGCTTCAAGGTGTGTCTTCTGTTCCAATTGGCTCAAATGGTCTTCTATTTACACCTTATTTAGCAGGAGAACGAACCCCTTACGCAGATTCCAATATTCGTGCCAGCTTTATCGGAATGGATGGTTCACATTCCTTCGATCACTTCGCTCGTGCCGTACTTGAGGGAATTACGTTCTCTTTACATGATTCACTGGAGTTGATGAGAACCACAGGCAAGAAAGAAATTAATAAAATCATCTCCATAGGAGGAGGGGCGAAAAGTGAACTATGGCTGCAAATGCAGGCAGATATTTTTAATGCAACGATTGTTAAATTAACAAGCGAGCAGGGGCCTGCTCTTGGAGCTGCCATAATTGCAGCAGTGGGCTGCGGCTGGTTCGATACTATTGAAGATTGTACAGAAACATTTATTCAGTATGAAAAAGAATTCAGCCCAATCCCTGAAAACGTGATCGTATATGAAGAAATATACCAGATATATAAAGACATATATCAACAAACAAAAGAACTGAATCAACGATTGCATGTATTCAGGTAA
- the xylA gene encoding xylose isomerase: MSYFQNINKIKFEGKESKNPFAFKHYNPQEIVSGKTMKEHLRFAVAYWHTFTANGSDPFGAGTMIRPWDGGSAMDVAKKRAEAAFELFEKLDVPYFCFHDRDIAPEGDTLQETNSNLDQIVAMFKDYMKTNNIKLLWNTANMFTNPRFVHGAATSSNADVYAYAAAQVKKGLETAKELRSENYVFWGGREGYESLYNTDLKLEMDNLAKFYHMAIDYAKEIGYTGQFLIEPKPKEPTKHQYDYDAATTIAFLQKYDLHHDFKLNLEANHATLAGHTFEHELRVARVNGMLGSIDANQGDLLLGWDTDEFPTDLYAVTLSMYEILENGGLHTGGVNFDAKVRRSSFEAEDLFLAHIAGMDTFARGLKIAARLKEERFFDNLIDKRYASFKEGIGLDIVNGKADFKALETYTMQNKNIKNASDRIEHVKAALNEYIF; this comes from the coding sequence ATGAGTTATTTCCAAAACATAAATAAAATTAAATTTGAAGGAAAAGAGTCAAAAAATCCTTTTGCATTCAAGCATTATAATCCGCAGGAAATTGTTTCAGGTAAAACAATGAAGGAGCATTTGCGCTTTGCCGTAGCCTACTGGCATACTTTTACTGCGAATGGATCGGATCCATTCGGTGCGGGCACTATGATTCGCCCGTGGGATGGCGGAAGTGCGATGGATGTTGCTAAAAAACGTGCAGAAGCAGCATTTGAGTTATTTGAAAAGTTAGATGTACCTTACTTCTGCTTCCATGATCGCGATATCGCGCCTGAAGGAGACACATTGCAGGAAACAAACTCAAACTTAGATCAAATTGTTGCGATGTTCAAAGATTACATGAAAACAAACAATATAAAGTTATTATGGAACACAGCTAACATGTTTACCAATCCGCGGTTTGTTCACGGGGCAGCCACATCGTCCAACGCAGATGTTTATGCCTATGCAGCAGCACAAGTGAAAAAAGGATTAGAAACAGCAAAGGAATTAAGATCTGAAAACTATGTGTTCTGGGGCGGCCGTGAAGGCTACGAATCTCTATATAATACTGATCTGAAGTTAGAGATGGACAACCTGGCTAAGTTTTACCATATGGCCATTGACTACGCGAAAGAGATTGGCTACACTGGCCAATTTTTAATCGAGCCAAAACCAAAAGAACCAACAAAGCATCAGTACGATTATGATGCGGCTACCACGATTGCATTTTTACAAAAATATGATTTACACCATGATTTTAAATTAAATCTAGAAGCAAACCATGCTACATTGGCTGGACATACATTTGAACATGAATTACGAGTGGCAAGAGTTAACGGTATGTTAGGGTCCATTGATGCTAACCAGGGCGACTTATTGCTGGGATGGGATACAGATGAATTTCCGACAGATTTATATGCTGTTACTCTATCAATGTATGAAATTCTTGAAAATGGCGGATTACATACCGGAGGCGTTAATTTCGACGCTAAAGTACGTCGTTCTTCCTTCGAAGCAGAAGATTTGTTCTTGGCACATATTGCAGGAATGGATACATTTGCAAGAGGATTGAAGATTGCTGCAAGATTAAAAGAAGAAAGATTCTTTGATAATCTAATTGATAAGCGCTATGCGTCCTTCAAAGAAGGTATTGGCTTAGACATTGTAAACGGAAAGGCAGACTTCAAAGCTTTAGAAACGTATACAATGCAGAACAAAAATATTAAAAATGCTTCCGACCGAATAGAGCATGTTAAAGCAGCGTTAAATGAGTATATTTTCTAA
- a CDS encoding ABC transporter substrate-binding protein, with translation MKKRTALLLSSVLSVSLVATACSSSNVTKGGSDDKVVVDVFNIKVETKKQLDELVETYESQNKNVDINVTTVGGGQDAPAALQAKFSSGDEPSIFMMGGLNDAKKWQKTLLDVSETEAAKLAIEGTLGGATIDGVSYGLPYNIEGFGWMVNKEIFKKAGIEVESIQSFADFENAVKTIDSKKKELGIDAVFAFSAKENWVVSQYSSNFMSLAYENDLNAALEAEKPSFEYGNQFNQYTDLMNKYNLQPIVSIDYSTSVEEKFANGKVAIIHQGNWIIPTLDGIDETFSQEKLALVPMFLKDGEPGTVAAGPSWFWGINKNEDEKVVEESKKFLDWVYTSKEGKKSLIEDFKYIPAYKGNDADSIKDPVSKVIYQHLSDGNNTVWIHGSYPNGWFQSGLHPEFQKYLTGDITWDEFTKSASKSWEELRSNE, from the coding sequence ATGAAAAAAAGAACTGCATTATTATTAAGCAGTGTACTCAGTGTTTCGTTAGTAGCAACGGCATGTTCATCTTCAAATGTAACAAAAGGAGGGTCTGACGATAAAGTAGTAGTTGATGTTTTCAATATAAAAGTTGAAACAAAAAAACAGCTTGATGAATTAGTAGAAACATATGAAAGTCAAAATAAAAATGTTGATATCAATGTTACTACTGTTGGCGGCGGTCAGGATGCACCAGCAGCATTACAAGCAAAATTCTCTTCAGGTGATGAACCTTCCATTTTTATGATGGGCGGATTAAATGATGCGAAAAAGTGGCAAAAGACTTTATTGGATGTTTCAGAAACGGAAGCAGCAAAGCTTGCGATTGAAGGAACATTAGGGGGAGCAACCATTGATGGAGTTTCATATGGCTTGCCTTATAACATTGAAGGTTTTGGCTGGATGGTCAACAAGGAAATCTTCAAAAAGGCAGGAATTGAAGTTGAATCCATCCAATCATTTGCGGATTTCGAAAACGCAGTTAAAACAATTGATTCAAAAAAGAAAGAATTAGGAATTGATGCGGTATTTGCTTTCAGTGCCAAAGAAAACTGGGTTGTTTCTCAATACTCTAGTAATTTTATGTCATTAGCGTACGAAAATGATTTAAATGCGGCACTTGAAGCTGAAAAACCTTCATTTGAGTATGGTAATCAATTTAATCAATACACTGATTTAATGAACAAATATAACCTTCAGCCGATAGTATCCATCGATTATAGTACATCTGTGGAAGAAAAATTCGCTAATGGAAAAGTTGCAATTATTCATCAAGGGAACTGGATTATTCCGACTTTAGATGGTATTGATGAAACATTCTCTCAAGAGAAATTAGCTTTAGTCCCAATGTTCTTAAAAGATGGTGAACCAGGCACTGTTGCAGCAGGTCCTTCATGGTTCTGGGGCATCAACAAAAATGAAGATGAGAAAGTTGTTGAAGAATCAAAAAAATTCTTAGACTGGGTGTATACATCTAAGGAAGGAAAAAAATCATTAATAGAAGATTTTAAATATATTCCTGCATACAAAGGCAATGACGCAGATTCTATTAAAGATCCAGTTTCAAAAGTAATTTATCAGCATTTATCGGACGGAAACAACACAGTTTGGATTCATGGCAGCTATCCGAATGGTTGGTTCCAAAGCGGTCTTCATCCAGAATTCCAAAAATATCTAACTGGCGATATTACATGGGATGAGTTTACAAAATCAGCATCTAAATCTTGGGAAGAGCTGCGCAGCAACGAATAA
- a CDS encoding hemolysin family protein translates to MDIVNLLFVAILIALTAFFVASEFAIVKIRSSRLDQLIAEGKKGAVAAKKVTTHLDEYLSACQLGITVTALGLGWLGEPTVERLLRPVFDNFEINESVSHIITFGIAFASVTFLHVVIGELAPKTVAIQKAEAVTLLFAAPLIWFYRIMFPFIWVLNGSARVVTGLFGLKPASEHELAHTEEELRIILSESYESGEINQSELKYMNKIFEFDDRVAKEIMVPRTEIVAASVEKSFQDNLETMSMEKYTRYPVVNGDKDHVLGMINLKEIFTDIFSLSEEERKKSTIDKYIRPVIQVIESIPIHDLLIKMQKERVHMAILVDEYGGTAGLVTVEDIIEEIVGEIRDEFDQDEVPEVQKKGEGHYLLDGKVLIYEVNNLLGLDIDDTDVDTIGGWMLTENIDIQQGESIILDGYEFFAKEMEGHLIRVIEIFKLEKAVEELVAEEN, encoded by the coding sequence TTGGACATAGTTAACTTGTTATTCGTGGCGATTTTAATTGCTTTAACAGCTTTTTTCGTTGCATCAGAATTTGCGATTGTCAAAATCCGCAGTTCACGATTGGATCAATTGATTGCAGAAGGTAAAAAAGGGGCAGTGGCTGCAAAAAAAGTAACAACTCATTTAGATGAATACTTATCAGCGTGTCAGCTAGGAATCACGGTAACAGCCTTAGGTCTTGGGTGGTTGGGGGAGCCAACAGTGGAACGTCTTCTCAGACCGGTATTCGATAACTTTGAAATTAACGAATCGGTTTCCCATATTATAACTTTCGGTATTGCATTCGCATCTGTTACGTTCTTGCACGTTGTTATTGGAGAGCTTGCTCCTAAAACAGTAGCGATCCAAAAAGCAGAGGCTGTGACACTTTTATTTGCAGCTCCATTGATTTGGTTCTACCGTATTATGTTCCCATTCATTTGGGTGCTAAATGGTTCTGCCCGCGTAGTAACAGGTCTTTTTGGACTAAAGCCTGCATCTGAGCATGAGCTTGCTCATACTGAGGAAGAGCTTCGCATTATTCTTTCAGAAAGTTATGAGAGCGGAGAAATCAACCAATCTGAATTAAAGTATATGAACAAAATTTTCGAATTTGATGATCGTGTAGCAAAAGAAATTATGGTGCCTCGAACTGAAATTGTAGCTGCTTCAGTAGAGAAATCGTTTCAAGACAACCTTGAGACAATGAGTATGGAAAAATATACTCGCTATCCGGTTGTAAACGGAGACAAAGATCACGTCCTTGGTATGATTAATCTCAAGGAGATCTTCACTGACATTTTTTCATTATCCGAAGAAGAACGCAAAAAGAGCACGATTGATAAGTATATCCGCCCTGTTATTCAAGTCATCGAATCGATTCCAATTCATGATTTATTAATAAAGATGCAAAAAGAACGCGTTCATATGGCGATTCTCGTAGATGAATACGGCGGAACGGCCGGACTTGTAACAGTTGAAGATATTATCGAGGAAATTGTTGGAGAGATCCGTGATGAATTTGACCAGGATGAGGTTCCTGAGGTTCAGAAGAAAGGCGAAGGCCATTACTTGCTGGACGGAAAGGTCCTTATCTATGAAGTGAATAATCTGCTCGGTCTAGATATCGATGATACGGATGTAGACACGATCGGCGGATGGATGCTGACAGAAAATATCGACATCCAGCAAGGAGAAAGCATCATTTTAGATGGCTATGAGTTTTTTGCAAAAGAAATGGAAGGCCACTTGATTAGAGTAATAGAAATCTTTAAGCTTGAAAAAGCTGTAGAAGAACTTGTTGCTGAAGAAAATTAA